The Vanessa atalanta chromosome 24, ilVanAtal1.2, whole genome shotgun sequence genome has a segment encoding these proteins:
- the LOC125073470 gene encoding long-chain fatty acid transport protein 1-like encodes MTEKSEVRFEEAEKYKNLILTLIAVICVFLSWLVRQYPILLGIVTILSVYLLTGDRYQWVYIWKKTFYRDMIGLRVLLVTMFTIWVWERTGTTVVTRWSKVAKKTPDKEAFVMGDRSLTFRQGDEFSNRIAWYFKRQGFKTGEVIALFMETQPEYVFLWLGLAKLRVTTALVNTNLRGAQLIHCLRIAGCKAVVFGDEMTDAIKAIQSEIPDIPLFQFNSPERETAPVLQDTIPLAAELNEMTNEPFSDVEPAKPRDTLLYIYTSGTTGFPKAAIITNIRYLLIPLGVHTSGQLVSSDIIYDPLPLHHTAGGVLGAGQCLILGCTVVLRKKFSASNYWADVAKHKCTAAQYIGEICRYLLTVPPSDNDRAHNVRIVIGNGLRPQIWQEFVDRFGVKRVLEFYGATEGNSNLVNLDSKVGAIGFLSRLVSSIYPLTLVKCDEVTGQILRNENGRCINCGPYEPGLLLGKIDPKKAILTFAGYADKTASEKKMVRNVRVKGDCYFNTGDILEMDYYGYFYFKDRTGDTFRWRGENVSTAEVEGVISNLVGLKDTVVYGVPIPYVEGKAGMAAIADPEKKVDLKNLADGLKTSLPAYARPLFVRILPEPPLTATFKLKKRVLMEQGFNINVHNDPIYFLDQKSGSFTPLTQKLYDDLIQGVIRL; translated from the exons ATGACAGAAAAATCAGAGGTTCGCTTCGAGGAAGCCGAGAAATATAAGAATCTTATACTGACATTAATCGCTGTAATATGCGTCTTTTTATCCTGGCTCGTCCGACAGTATCCAATACTACTGGGCATTGTTACGATCTtgtctgtatatttattaactggAGATAGATACCAATGGGTGTATATTTGGAAGAAAACGTTTTACAGGGATATGAT AGGCTTACGAGTTTTACTCGTAACAATGTTTACGATATGGGTATGGGAACGAACGGGGACAACCGTCGTCACAAGATGGTCCAAGGTTGCGAAAAAGACACCAGACAAGGAGGCATTTGTCATGGGCGACAGATCATTGACATTCCGTCaa GGTGATGAATTCAGCAATCGTATAGCGTGGTACTTCAAACGTCAAGGTTTTAAAACTGGTGAAGTTATAGCTCTGTTCATGGAGACACAACCAGAATACGTGTTCTTGTGGCTTGGACTGGCGAAGTTGAGAGTGACTACTGCACTTGTGAATACGAACCTTAGGGGTGCTCAATTGATACATTGCTTGAGGATAGCTGGTTGTAAGGCTGTGGTGTTCGGAGATGAAATGACGGATG caaTAAAAGCCATACAAAGTGAGATACCAGATATTCCTCTATTCCAATTCAATTCACCGGAAAGAGAAACTGCACCAGTATTACAGGATACGATCCCACTGGCCGctgaattaaatgaaatgacGAATGAACCATTCAGTGACGTAGAACCAGCTAAACCAAGAGATACTCTGTTGTATATCTACACTAGTGGAACAACTGGATTTCCAAAAGCAGCTATCATTACTAACATCAG ATATCTCCTCATACCTCTTGGAGTACATACATCAGGACAGCTCGTATCATCCGATATTATTTACGATCCTCTCCCATTGCATCACACTGCGGGTGGAGTCCTTGGCGCTGGACAGTGTCTCATTCTTGGCTGTACGGTTGTGTTGCGGAAGAAGTTCTCGGCTAGCAACTATTGGGCTGATGTAGCCAAACATAAGTGCACg GCAGCACAATATATCGGCGAAATATGTCGTTACTTGCTAACGGTGCCGCCTAGTGATAACGACCGAGCTCATAATGTAAGAATTGTCATCGGTAATGGACTAAGACCACAAATATGGCAAGAATTTGTTGATAGGTTCGGTGTTAAAAGAGTATTAGAATTTTATGGAGCCACGGAGGGTAATAGCAACTTGG taaactTAGACTCGAAAGTCGGTGCGATTGGATTCCTTAGTCGACTTGTATCTTCTATATACCCACTGACTTTAGTGAA GTGCGATGAAGTAACTGGTCAAATTTTGAGAAATGAAAACGGAAGATGTATCAACTGTGGTCCATACGAACCTG GTCTACTGTTAGGCAAAATTGATCCAAAAAAAGCTATATTAACATTTGCTGGATATGCTGATAAAACTGCCTCAGAAAAGAAAATGGTGCGAAATGTCAGAGTAAAAGGCGATTGTTACTTCAACACAGGAGATATATTAGAAATGGACTATTACGGATATTTCTACTTTAAAGATCGCACTGGGGATACGTTTAG ATGGCGCGGTGAAAACGTATCTACTGCAGAAGTAGAAGGAGTGATCAGTAATTTGGTCGGTTTAAAAGATACTGTTGTTTATGGAGTTCCC ATTCCTTACGTAGAAGGAAAAGCGGGTATGGCAGCAATTGCAGACCCAGAAAAGAaggtagatttaaaaaatcttgcAGACGGACTCAAGACTTCTCTACCAGCTTATGCAAGACCTTTGTTCGTCAGAATCCTCCCAGAACCACCACTGACAGCAACCTTTAAGCTGAAGAAAAGGGTGTTAATGGAAcaaggttttaatataaatgttcataatgatccaatttattttcttgatcAGAAAAGTGGTTCATTTACACCATTAACTCAAAAGCTCTATGACGACCTCATTCAAGGTGTAATTAGGCTTtga